The following nucleotide sequence is from Helicobacter pylori NQ4053.
CTTGAGGCCGGTAAGGTGGTATGGGAGTCCTAGCCCGGTGAAAGAACCACAAAAAGTGGATATGGTGATTTTTAGAGAAAATTCTGAAGACATTTATGCGGGCATTGAATGGCAAGAAGGCAGTGCGGAAGCGAAAAAACTCATCCGTTTTTTACAAAATGAACTAAAGGTTAAAAAAATCCGCTTCCCTGAAAGCAGCGGCGTAGGGATAAAACCCATCAGTAAAGAAGGCACAGAGAGGTTAGTGAGAAAAGCGATTGAATACGCTATTGATAACGACAAGCCAAGCGTAACTTTTGTGCATAAAGGCAATATCATGAAATACACTGAGGGAGCGTTCATGAAATGGGGCTATGCGCTCGCTCAAAAAGAATTTAACGCTCAAGTCATTGATAAAGGCCCATGGTGTTCTTTGAAAAACCCTAAAACCGGTAAAGAAATCATCATTAAAGACATGATCGCTGACGCGTTCTTGCAACAAATCTTATTGCGCCCTAGCGAATACAGCGTCATTGCGACCATGAATTTGAACGGGGATTATATCTCTGATGCGTTAGCGGCGATGGTGGGGGGTATTGGTATCGCTCCTGGGGCTAATCTCAATGACACGGTGGGCATGTTTGAAGCCACCCATGGCACCGCTCCTAAATACGCTGGGCTGGATAAAGTCAATCCGGGGTCTATTATTTTGAGCGCGGAAATGATGTTAAGGCATATGGGTTGGGTGGAGGCGGCTGATTTGATCGTCTCTGCTATGGAAAAAGCGATTAAGAGCAAGAAAGTCACTTATGATTTCGCTCGTTTAATGGATGGGGCTAAAGAAGTGAAATGCTCTGAATTTGCTAGCGTGATGATTGAAAACATGTGAAAGAGCGTTTTTTAAGCTCTGGTGTTTGAATGCGATTATAGGCTAATACTATCATTAAGGAATAAAGTTGATAAAATTTGTGCGTAATGTGGTTTTATTCATTCTAACGGCGATCTTTTTAGCGCTCATGCTTTTAGTGAGCTATTGCATGCCCCATTATAGTGCGGCTGTTATTAGCGGGGTGGAAGTCAAAAGAATGAATGAAAATGAAAACACGCCCAATAATAAGGAAGTAAAAACCCTTGCTAGAGATGTCTATTTTGTGCAAACTTACGACCCTAAGGATAAAAAAAGCGTGACCGTCTATCGTAACGAAGACACGCGCTTTGGCTTCCCTTTTTATTTTAAGTTTAATTCGGCTGATATTTCAGCCCTCGCTCAAAGTTTAGTCAACCAGCAAGTGGAAGTGCAATACTATGGCTGGCGGATCAATTTGTTTAATATGTTCCCTAATGTGATTTTTTTAAAGCCCTTAAAAGAGAGTGCTGAGATGTCAAAACCCATTTTTAGCTGGATTTTATACGCCTTGCTACTAGTGGGCTTTTTTATCAGCGTGCGTTCTGTTTGTGCTTTATTTAAGGGCAAAGCTCATTAATTCTTTCAGGCTTTGTTGGAAAATCACAATGGGGTTATTGGAGCGTGTATTAAAAAGCTCAATATAGGGCAAACTGATGCTGTGAAAAGCGGTGTTGTTTTCCCTCAAATTGATAGCGATTTTATAGTCTAGTTGGTGGGATTTCAATAAAAAATCATTCAGCAAACAATCATTAATCAAGCCCAAATTATCATGGCTAATCAAAAGCATTTTGGCTTTTAATTTTAGGGCCAAATCCAGCATGTTTTCTTCTAAAGTGATAGGCACGCATAGCCCCCCAGCCCCTTCAACGATGACTAAATCATAAGTTTTGGTGAAATTTTGGAGGCGTTGGGTCAAATTGTCCGTGTCAATGGGGGCGTTTGGATCTTCTTCTTGTTGGGCGATGAGGGGGGCTGAAGCTTTATGATAACGATAGAATGAGATGTCTTTTAAGGTTAAAGAGCGATCCAAAAGGCGGTTATCTTGCAAGAACAAATGCGCATCGCTAGAGTGGTTAATGGCGTCATTAACGCCTGTTTCAATGGGTTTTAACAAGATCGTTTTAACGCCACAAGCGTTGCAATATTGGGATAAGAGCCTAGTGCATGTGGTTTTTCCGGCATTGGTGTTAGTCGCGCTGATAAAGAGCATGGTTTAACCTTTAAATTTATAGCCATTATCTCTAAAGTGGTAAGCGCCCTCAAAGATTTGAGCGGTCAATACATTTTTAATTTGTGGTAACTTCACATTTTTTAGTGCTTCTCTTGGGACTTCAATGACTAGTCTCTCAAACGCTTGGTCGCTTAAAGGGTTATCAATATCAAAAACGAAACTTAAGATATTGTGGAGCGAATTATATGTGATTTTGTCAATTAACGCATAATTCAGTCTAACGCCCTCTGCTTGCTCTATGGCGGTAACGATGCTTTTAGATAGTCTAGGGCTGATGTTACCAAGCTGTGTCGCTAAATCTGTTGGCGAGATAAAGCAATAACCCGCATCGGTGTCTATGGTGTTAGCAAGCACTTTAGCAATCAATGTCCTACTCACTTTTTTACCTTGTCGCATAGCTTTGACAAGGTTATTGACTTGAATGTTTCGTTTCATACCTTGTTTGAAGTCATCACTTACCGCACATTTTCGTGCTTCTATGCGTTTAATCGCATTTTCCTGTCTTTTTATCATTTCGTCTAAAAAGAACTCTTTAGGGTGTCCATACCCACGAGTGATTTTCTGTA
It contains:
- the icd gene encoding isocitrate dehydrogenase (NADP(+)), with amino-acid sequence MAYNPKILQKPKEGEEITIKDNKLHVPNHPIIPFIEGDGIGSDITPAMIKVVDSAVQKAYKGEKKIAWYEVFVGEKCYQKFKDHKELSPEEQWLLPDTIEAINHYKVSIKGPLTTPIGEGFRSLNVALRQKMDLYVCLRPVRWYGSPSPVKEPQKVDMVIFRENSEDIYAGIEWQEGSAEAKKLIRFLQNELKVKKIRFPESSGVGIKPISKEGTERLVRKAIEYAIDNDKPSVTFVHKGNIMKYTEGAFMKWGYALAQKEFNAQVIDKGPWCSLKNPKTGKEIIIKDMIADAFLQQILLRPSEYSVIATMNLNGDYISDALAAMVGGIGIAPGANLNDTVGMFEATHGTAPKYAGLDKVNPGSIILSAEMMLRHMGWVEAADLIVSAMEKAIKSKKVTYDFARLMDGAKEVKCSEFASVMIENM
- a CDS encoding DUF1523 family protein — encoded protein: MIKFVRNVVLFILTAIFLALMLLVSYCMPHYSAAVISGVEVKRMNENENTPNNKEVKTLARDVYFVQTYDPKDKKSVTVYRNEDTRFGFPFYFKFNSADISALAQSLVNQQVEVQYYGWRINLFNMFPNVIFLKPLKESAEMSKPIFSWILYALLLVGFFISVRSVCALFKGKAH
- the bioD gene encoding dethiobiotin synthase produces the protein MLFISATNTNAGKTTCTRLLSQYCNACGVKTILLKPIETGVNDAINHSSDAHLFLQDNRLLDRSLTLKDISFYRYHKASAPLIAQQEEDPNAPIDTDNLTQRLQNFTKTYDLVIVEGAGGLCVPITLEENMLDLALKLKAKMLLISHDNLGLINDCLLNDFLLKSHQLDYKIAINLRENNTAFHSISLPYIELFNTRSNNPIVIFQQSLKELMSFALK